From Camelina sativa cultivar DH55 chromosome 20, Cs, whole genome shotgun sequence, the proteins below share one genomic window:
- the LOC104771943 gene encoding mitochondrial carnitine/acylcarnitine carrier-like protein has product MADVAKDLASGTVGGAAQLIVGHPFDTIKVKLQSQPTPAPGQTPRYSGAIDAVKQTVAAEGPRGLFKGMGAPLATVAAFNAVLFTVRGQMEGLFRSEAGVPLTISQQFVCGAGAGFAVAFLACPTELIKCRLQAQGGLASATTTGSVLAAVKYGGPMDVARHVLRSEGGTRGLFKGLVPTFAREVPGNAMMFAAYEAFKRFLAGGSDTSSLGQGSLIMAGGVAGASFWGIVYPTDVVKSVLQVDDFKNPKYTGSMDAFRKILKSEGVKGLYKGFGPAMARSVPANAACFLAYEMTRSSLG; this is encoded by the exons ATGGCGGATGTAGCAAAGGATTTAGCTTCAGGGACTGTTGGAGGAGCAGCTCAGCTAATTGTAGGTCATCCATTTGACACAATCAAGGTCAAACTTCAGAGCCAGCCGACTCCAGCACCAGGTCAAACTCCAAGGTACTCAGGTGCAATCGATGCGGTTAAACAGACCGTTGCTGCTGAAGGACCAAGGGGTTTGTTCAAAGGTATGGGAGCTCCTCTTGCAACCGTTGCTGCCTTCAATGCGGTTTTGTTCACTGTGAGAGGACAAATGGAAGGGCTTTTTAGGTCTGAAGCTGGAGTTCCTTTGACTATTAGTCAACAGTTTGTGTGCGGTGCAGGCGCTGGTTTCGCTGTTGCGTTCCTTGCTTGCCCTACAGAGTTGATCAAATGCAG GTTGCAAGCACAAGGTGGACTAGCCAGCGCCACTACCACAGGCTCAGTGCTTGCAGCTGTGAAATACGGTGGACCGATGGACGTAGCCCGTCATGTCCTACGATCTGAAGGCGGAACACGAGGTCTATTCAAAGGTTTAGTCCCGACATTCGCCCGTGAAGTCCCGGGGAATGCAATGATGTTTGCAGCCTATGAAGCTTTCAAGCGGTTTTTAGCCGGTGGTTCAGACACTTCAAGCTTAGGACAAGGGTCATTGATCATGGCTGGTGGAGTCGCTGGTGCGTCGTTTTGGGGAATTGTATATCCGACCGATGTCGTGAAGAGTGTTCTTCAAGTCGACGATTTCAAGAACCCGAAATACACGGGGTCTATGGATGCTTTCCGAAAGATTCTGAAGTCGGAAGGAGTTAAAGGTTTGTATAAAGGATTTGGTCCAGCCATGGCTAGGAGTGTTCCTGCTAACGCTGCTTGCTTCTTGGCTTATGAGATGACAAGGTCAAGCTTGGGATAA